The DNA segment TTGAAGTCAATAGCCAAACTATAAAGTAAAAATGAAAAGTTTTTATCGAAATCTTTATATTGTATTAGTGGAAAATTAATATTAATGGAACATAAAAATCCTCCTACAATAATACCTTCCTCACAATTTCCTACATCAGAACAGCCAGTAGTAATGGTTGTAGACGTAATGCTTAGATGTAAATTAGATAATCAAGTAATGCCCGCATCTATGGCTTTAGAACATCAGCAAATGCATATAAAGAAAGGAGAAGATCCATGCTTTGTTATTGAAACTGCTCCAGGAAAACAAAAAGAAGAAGAACCTAGAGGAGTAATCTAAAAGAAATTTTCTTTTATTAATTTTTATCATAAATCTACTTCTGTAGAAATAATCTTCTAGTTTTCCGTTTATTTCTGCGTTGAATTTTGCGTTTTTTATTACTTTTTGTACTGGTCCTCGTACTTACTAATTCTAGACTTATATATTATAATTGATATTATCCACGTTATGGCAAAAGTTGATATTATGAGTATACCCACATTGCCCCACCACACATCACCATTTATTAATGCTATAATATTCCAGAACCATCCACTTAGACAGAACTCGGATTGAATTAAGCCCAAGAGCTCTAGTGAACCTACGAGGTAAGCCACAATAATTGAAATGCTAGTCATGGTCAAGTTATACCAAACTTTTCTTATAGGATTACCCATAAACGCCCACCTATACGCACCATTCATGAAAAATCCGTCAGTCGTATCTACAAGACTCATTCCTGCAGCAAAGAGGAAAGGAAACACTAACAAAGTCCATAAAGGTATCTTAGTAAATACTCCAGCTGTTCCGGCACTTATTGCTAAAAGGGCAGTTTCGGAAGCTGTATCGAAACCAAGTCCGAAAAGGAAACCTATAGGATATAAGTAGTATTGATTATTAACTATCTTAAATAATCCCTTGAAATATCTATTCATAAATCCCCTCTTTAGTAGCGCGTCGTTTAATTTAGCCTCATCAAGTTCTCCTCTTCTAGCTTGCTTAAATAACTCATAAATTTCAAAAAGAACAACTAAGTTAAGAAAACCAATAATGTAAAGAAAGAAACCGCTCACTAACGTTCCAACTATTGAACCTATGTTCTCTAATTGCGGAATGCTAGATTCTACTATCCTGGTTGCTATCATTAAAGCTATTGATAATAATATTACCACCGTAGAATGCCCCAGAGAAAAGAATAATCCAGTAAACAATGAAGGTTTACCTTCTTGAACAAGTTTTCTAGTCGAATTATCTATAGCTGCAAGATGATCTGCATCAACTGCATGTCTTAACCCAAAAAAGTATGCAAGGATGCCTAGCGTAAAGAAGCTTGAAGAGATCCCTTTTATATGAATTAATATATTACCTATCTCTGACGATATCTTAAACAACCATATAAAGAATGTCGATGTTATTATTAATTCTATTATATAGAATAATAACATTTTAATTAGATTTTTTGATAGCAAATCTAACCTCACCAAATATATGTATAGCCTGTCCAGTATATAAATC comes from the Acidianus infernus genome and includes:
- a CDS encoding HoxN/HupN/NixA family nickel/cobalt transporter — translated: MLDRLYIYLVRLDLLSKNLIKMLLFYIIELIITSTFFIWLFKISSEIGNILIHIKGISSSFFTLGILAYFFGLRHAVDADHLAAIDNSTRKLVQEGKPSLFTGLFFSLGHSTVVILLSIALMIATRIVESSIPQLENIGSIVGTLVSGFFLYIIGFLNLVVLFEIYELFKQARRGELDEAKLNDALLKRGFMNRYFKGLFKIVNNQYYLYPIGFLFGLGFDTASETALLAISAGTAGVFTKIPLWTLLVFPFLFAAGMSLVDTTDGFFMNGAYRWAFMGNPIRKVWYNLTMTSISIIVAYLVGSLELLGLIQSEFCLSGWFWNIIALINGDVWWGNVGILIISTFAITWIISIIIYKSRISKYEDQYKK